One window from the genome of Cucumis melo cultivar AY chromosome 10, USDA_Cmelo_AY_1.0, whole genome shotgun sequence encodes:
- the LOC127151357 gene encoding uncharacterized protein LOC127151357 encodes MAGSGGEVRLKLLIDSEQKRVLFGEADKNLIDFLFNLLSLPLGTVIRLLKKQGMVGSLANLYESVEALNDTYLQPNQSKDNLLKPKVSFSASTLLLPNIESYADKKKFYLCGNRCGYNVASNPTAVCPSCRNAMSIECALVNPPNANTQTTQDVGDFGGFVKGVVTYMVMDDLSVKPMSTISSITLLNKFNIKEVGALEEKVITLDVNRLASGLNINLQKSTISPINVGVTRTLEMTAKWGFTSQALPISYLGVPLGG; translated from the exons atggCAGGATCAGGTGGTGAAGTGAGATTAAAGCTTCTTATAGATTCAGAACAAAAAAGAGTTCTTTTCGGTGAAGCAGACAAGAACTTgattgattttcttttcaatCTCCTTTCCCTTCCACTTGGGACTGTGATTAGGCTTCTGAAAAAACAAGGCATGGTTGGAAGCTTGGCTAATTTGTATGAGAGTGTTGAAGCTTTGAATGACACATATTTGCAGCCAAATCAAAGCAAAGACAACCTTTTAAAGCCTAAAGTTTCATTCTCTGCCTCTACCTTGCTTTTGCCAAACATCGAATCTTATGCTGACAAAAAGAAGTTCTACTTATGTGGTAATAGATGTGGTTATAACGTTGCTAGTAACCCTACGGCGGTTTGTCCGAGTTGTAGGAATGCAATGAGTATAGAATGTGCACTTGTAAATCCACCAAATGCAAATACACAGACAACACAAGATGTGGGAGACTTTGGAGGGTTTGTGAAAGGTGTGGTGACATATATGGTGATGGATGACTTGAGTGTCAAACCAATGTCTACCATTTCTAGTATTACTCTCTTGAACAAGTTTAATATCAAAGAAGTTGGTGCTTTGGAGGAAAAAGTCATCACTTTGGATGTTAATCgg TTGGCTTCCGGTCTTAATATAAACCTCCAAAAATCTACGATCTCTCCGATTAATGTGGGAGTTACAAGAACTTTGGAGATGACTGCAAAATGGGGTTTCACTTCACAAGCATTGCCGATAAGCTATCTGGGTGTCCCTCTTGGTGGTTAA